The following coding sequences are from one Bifidobacterium sp. window:
- a CDS encoding NAD(P)-dependent oxidoreductase, with amino-acid sequence MNITVLGTGIMGSGIATVAASKGFSVTAWNRTIERAQALEGDAIRAESNLAAAVSQADVIAIVVFDANSVLDVLKNSYEHAPADAIWVQMSTIGTSGSQQVREFAEAHNLRLIETMMMGSKDQANSSQLILIGGGDETVFKEAAPFLEAISKKLVHCGAQVGDGTAVKLACNLWLGCITAAACQSVKVLERQHVNPQLFLDVIAGGTSDSPYAHIKGGKAIANDYSPQFEVSALEKDLGLMKSVMDSVGFRSDLLSLVMDLYAQSDSNGHTHDDISAVATSFE; translated from the coding sequence ATGAATATCACAGTATTAGGTACCGGCATCATGGGAAGCGGTATTGCAACCGTGGCCGCATCCAAGGGATTTTCGGTAACCGCGTGGAATCGCACAATTGAACGAGCACAAGCCTTAGAAGGTGATGCTATACGTGCCGAATCCAATCTCGCTGCTGCTGTGTCACAGGCTGATGTCATCGCCATTGTGGTGTTCGATGCCAACAGCGTCCTTGACGTGCTCAAGAATTCATATGAGCACGCACCAGCCGATGCTATCTGGGTTCAAATGTCAACTATTGGTACCTCAGGCTCTCAACAGGTGCGCGAATTCGCCGAGGCGCACAATCTACGTCTCATTGAAACGATGATGATGGGTAGCAAGGATCAGGCAAATTCTTCGCAACTCATTTTAATCGGTGGCGGGGATGAGACTGTATTCAAGGAAGCTGCGCCATTCCTGGAAGCCATTTCGAAGAAGCTTGTCCATTGCGGGGCTCAAGTAGGCGATGGTACCGCGGTCAAGCTGGCCTGCAATCTTTGGTTGGGTTGCATTACCGCTGCTGCCTGCCAATCTGTCAAGGTACTGGAACGTCAACACGTCAACCCACAACTCTTCCTCGACGTGATAGCCGGCGGAACCTCGGATTCTCCTTACGCGCATATCAAAGGCGGCAAGGCTATCGCCAACGACTACAGCCCACAGTTCGAAGTCTCAGCATTGGAGAAGGACCTTGGACTCATGAAATCCGTGATGGATTCGGTGGGCTTCCGCAGCGATCTGCTCTCTCTGGTTATGGATCTCTATGCTCAATCGGACAGCAACGGCCACACCCACGACGACATCAGCGCAGTGGCGACCTCATTCGAATAG
- a CDS encoding PucR family transcriptional regulator, translated as MTISLRGLLSRSDLHLDVVVPGHPESVDAPISWVHSTELADPTPYLEGGELILLTGLAMSDDAANEDQRQYARRLVTAGVRGIGFGVGVRHQSIPEWLVEQCSHYGLPLFRVPAPTPFIAITKEVSRKLTDERQRGFARSYNDQRQLMRSIHTLYPVSSIVSKLAEIIGGWVALINPAGTVIESSHRFLPVQINALGDALTFSVLGEAKFINVKGYDVAVFHVTSPAGDTLGYLVAGRKGSTGSLDHTPVAAAVSLLSLAISRSTDANRVLSRLRASMVRRCLEGRAKSVRSYAHDLWDGMPAEPLCAMRLVGDMSALEAAQRLVEPFRKSLVKNLNPVVFGMVEDDLWVIVSQSNATEWVNQLSKDGSVVMGISSGSTWVDMARARHEAYQAAAEAKTTGTATLQYGQGSGAGALENLLEPSLLRAFADLKLAPLRNVRFNLSTGPHANRESMSESDTLSVGAIEVLQAWIEAHGKMEEAARTLEIHRHTMSKYMNQIARLLALDLQDPGTVAELWFACRYARAEQM; from the coding sequence ATGACAATTTCATTACGAGGTCTACTGAGTCGCTCGGATCTTCATCTTGACGTGGTTGTCCCGGGCCACCCTGAATCCGTAGATGCACCAATTTCTTGGGTACATTCCACAGAATTAGCTGACCCAACACCTTATCTTGAAGGTGGCGAGTTAATACTGTTGACCGGTTTGGCTATGTCCGATGATGCCGCGAATGAAGATCAGCGACAGTATGCCAGACGACTGGTTACAGCAGGGGTTAGAGGTATTGGTTTCGGCGTTGGAGTGAGACATCAGAGCATACCCGAGTGGCTTGTGGAGCAGTGCTCACACTATGGCTTGCCATTGTTCAGAGTGCCTGCGCCCACCCCTTTTATAGCCATAACTAAAGAGGTTTCGAGAAAACTTACTGACGAAAGACAACGTGGTTTCGCACGATCATACAATGATCAACGACAATTGATGCGTTCCATACATACCTTATATCCGGTGAGTTCCATTGTTTCTAAACTTGCTGAGATTATCGGTGGCTGGGTTGCGCTGATTAATCCCGCAGGAACGGTGATTGAGTCTTCTCATCGTTTTCTGCCTGTACAGATTAATGCTCTGGGAGATGCACTGACCTTCAGTGTGCTAGGTGAGGCAAAATTCATTAACGTCAAAGGATACGATGTTGCGGTATTTCATGTCACGTCACCAGCGGGGGACACTCTGGGTTATCTAGTAGCAGGTAGAAAAGGTTCTACAGGTTCTTTGGATCATACCCCTGTTGCAGCTGCGGTATCGCTTCTCTCTTTGGCTATCAGCCGTTCAACAGATGCGAACAGAGTACTTTCACGCTTGAGAGCTTCGATGGTGCGTAGGTGTTTGGAAGGGCGGGCGAAGTCGGTGCGTTCGTATGCCCATGATCTGTGGGATGGCATGCCTGCTGAGCCCTTGTGTGCGATGCGCTTGGTTGGCGATATGAGTGCATTAGAAGCAGCACAACGACTTGTTGAACCTTTTCGCAAGTCCTTGGTTAAAAATCTCAATCCCGTCGTTTTTGGCATGGTTGAGGATGATCTGTGGGTTATCGTTTCTCAATCAAATGCCACAGAGTGGGTAAATCAGCTCAGTAAAGACGGCAGCGTAGTGATGGGTATTTCATCCGGCTCGACATGGGTGGATATGGCACGAGCTAGGCACGAGGCTTATCAAGCTGCTGCGGAGGCAAAGACGACAGGAACTGCAACTTTGCAGTATGGGCAAGGTAGTGGTGCTGGGGCGTTGGAGAATCTGCTTGAACCCTCATTATTGCGGGCCTTCGCAGATCTCAAACTTGCTCCGTTGAGAAATGTAAGGTTCAACCTGTCGACAGGACCACATGCCAATCGTGAGTCAATGAGCGAATCAGATACATTGAGTGTAGGAGCAATCGAGGTGTTACAAGCCTGGATTGAGGCGCATGGAAAAATGGAAGAAGCTGCCAGGACACTCGAAATCCACAGGCATACCATGAGCAAGTACATGAACCAAATCGCTAGATTGCTAGCTTTGGACTTGCAAGACCCGGGCACAGTTGCAGAATTATGGTTCGCTTGCCGGTATGCGCGGGCGGAACAGATGTGA
- a CDS encoding DUF3566 domain-containing protein encodes MSQNIGEPIDSHDGNDEHQEQSGRTARSFSSKPVIGNDKAGVHAAEAGAALPLGLAKPAATSDSKKPSVPRARRMRLSLTRVDPWSITKVSFLLAIAGAIIQIVAIALIWLLLNSIGLFDNVTQLISKTGLDAGGFDLSSVLSLSTVLSAVTIFSIFEVVLVVVLATIVAFLYNIVSSLVGGVHVTLGDD; translated from the coding sequence ATGAGCCAGAATATAGGTGAACCGATCGACTCACACGATGGGAACGATGAGCATCAGGAGCAGTCGGGACGTACAGCTCGTTCCTTCTCATCGAAACCGGTGATTGGTAATGATAAGGCGGGTGTGCATGCCGCCGAAGCTGGCGCTGCACTCCCATTGGGATTGGCTAAGCCTGCAGCAACGTCAGACTCTAAGAAGCCTTCAGTTCCTAGGGCGAGGCGCATGCGTTTGTCCTTGACGAGGGTTGATCCTTGGTCAATAACTAAGGTGTCATTCCTCTTGGCCATTGCAGGAGCAATTATTCAAATTGTTGCTATTGCCTTGATTTGGTTACTTTTGAACTCCATCGGTCTATTCGATAATGTGACTCAGCTTATTTCCAAGACTGGTCTTGATGCAGGTGGTTTTGACCTGAGCAGTGTATTAAGTCTCAGCACGGTATTGAGTGCTGTAACCATATTCTCGATCTTTGAGGTTGTACTGGTTGTGGTGCTGGCAACTATTGTCGCCTTCCTGTACAACATCGTGAGCTCGCTTGTAGGCGGTGTCCACGTAACTTTGGGTGACGATTAA
- a CDS encoding VanZ family protein, whose amino-acid sequence MLGFLGYFSVSFITAVAVWPFASLLLTVPILAVIYHRYHALHFTSAFSAYLVVLYLLALVCFTLWPMPDNPAAFCASHHLRAQINPLEFVKDVSSGGLSAILQIVMNIVFFVPLGFIMSRVFRWKFIVVLPMSFVCSLLIETAQLTGVFGFFPCSYRLFDVDDLLWNTLGGVIGFLIALAFAKWIPVRSTASDVVVTQPGFIHRLVALAIDVVCIYGVAFTLGLGFVVLVVKAGTYELNGTYGFAGLTVTSQGLRMMVLSIIALAFLIFELVLPVLSNGQTLGGRFTHMTVEGKARTGTRRAAFYTGRTVTLAVLLGPWGIPWLSFGLALILLIFWLVKRQMVYDLI is encoded by the coding sequence ATGCTCGGATTTCTCGGATACTTTAGCGTTTCATTCATTACTGCTGTCGCTGTGTGGCCTTTTGCTTCGCTGTTGTTGACTGTACCGATTCTTGCGGTAATTTATCACCGATATCATGCTTTACATTTCACTTCGGCATTTTCAGCATATTTGGTGGTGTTGTATCTTCTGGCTCTGGTCTGTTTTACCCTGTGGCCCATGCCCGACAATCCAGCGGCATTCTGTGCAAGCCATCATCTTCGTGCACAGATTAATCCCTTGGAATTCGTGAAGGATGTGTCTTCAGGTGGGCTGTCTGCGATACTCCAGATTGTGATGAACATAGTATTTTTCGTCCCGTTGGGCTTCATCATGTCACGAGTATTTCGTTGGAAATTCATCGTAGTATTGCCGATGAGCTTTGTCTGTTCTTTGCTGATTGAAACAGCGCAGCTTACGGGAGTATTTGGATTTTTCCCCTGCTCATATCGGTTATTTGATGTGGATGATTTACTGTGGAACACCTTGGGCGGTGTTATCGGTTTTCTTATTGCTTTGGCATTTGCCAAATGGATTCCTGTGCGTTCAACAGCCTCAGATGTTGTGGTAACTCAGCCTGGATTTATTCATCGTCTGGTGGCTTTAGCAATTGATGTCGTGTGCATCTACGGTGTAGCCTTCACCCTTGGTTTAGGATTTGTTGTTTTGGTGGTCAAAGCAGGAACATATGAACTCAATGGAACTTATGGATTTGCGGGATTGACGGTTACTTCACAGGGCCTACGGATGATGGTGCTCAGCATTATTGCCTTGGCATTTCTTATATTTGAGCTAGTGCTTCCGGTACTAAGCAACGGACAAACTCTAGGTGGCCGATTCACTCATATGACAGTGGAAGGTAAGGCGCGTACTGGAACAAGACGTGCAGCATTTTATACTGGACGCACTGTTACGCTTGCAGTGCTGCTCGGTCCTTGGGGAATTCCATGGCTTTCATTCGGATTAGCCTTAATACTGCTGATATTTTGGCTGGTGAAACGCCAAATGGTCTACGATTTGATCTGA
- a CDS encoding APC family permease — MTTEVASTDAHIVTSEHTAEPKLKRTMGLRSVMMFGLAYMTPIIVLGTFGVIAELSHGATAMSYTVALVAMLFTAGSYGRMSVLYPQSGSAYTYIGKSINPKLGFLVGWAVLLDYLFLPMVVWLIGASYLNAEFPGVPIWIWILGFIIITTALNIFGLNVADKVNFALMSFQALVIGIFVILSLRTVITGGGVASAFSTQPFFGSGSGVSGVVAGAAIAAYSFLGFDAVTTLSEETKDPRKTMPKAIMLVAAVGGLIFIIVAYTTQLVHPGGVFDNTSSAAFEIAGEIGGNLFTAIFIAGLCFGQFTSGIATQASASRLLYVMGRDGVLPKKIFGRLSAKFNTPVLSILLVGIVGLISMFLDVATSTSFVNFGAFTAFTLVNVSVIASYLKAKPETRNTLMRGGWLRNIAFPILGALFCAYLLINLDKQALILGLSWLAIGIVILAVLTKGFKHNPPEYEAD; from the coding sequence ATGACCACAGAAGTAGCCTCAACCGATGCACATATCGTTACATCAGAGCACACGGCAGAACCCAAACTGAAACGTACCATGGGTCTACGCTCCGTCATGATGTTCGGGTTAGCGTACATGACACCAATCATCGTCCTCGGCACTTTCGGAGTCATCGCCGAACTCTCTCATGGCGCCACAGCGATGTCATACACAGTCGCACTCGTTGCCATGCTATTCACCGCGGGCAGCTACGGCCGCATGTCCGTGCTCTATCCTCAATCCGGTTCTGCATACACATATATCGGTAAATCAATCAATCCCAAACTAGGCTTTCTGGTCGGATGGGCTGTGTTACTCGATTACTTGTTCCTACCCATGGTCGTGTGGCTCATTGGCGCGTCGTATCTCAATGCCGAATTCCCCGGAGTGCCTATCTGGATATGGATCTTAGGATTCATCATTATCACTACCGCACTCAATATCTTTGGTCTTAATGTTGCAGATAAAGTTAATTTCGCTCTGATGAGCTTCCAGGCATTGGTAATTGGCATCTTCGTCATACTCTCCTTACGCACAGTCATCACAGGCGGTGGCGTAGCTTCAGCATTCAGCACGCAACCTTTCTTCGGTTCAGGTTCAGGTGTTTCTGGAGTGGTCGCAGGTGCAGCCATAGCAGCGTATTCATTTCTTGGATTTGACGCCGTCACCACACTCTCTGAGGAGACGAAGGACCCGCGCAAAACGATGCCGAAAGCTATCATGCTGGTCGCGGCCGTGGGCGGTCTAATCTTCATCATCGTTGCTTACACCACACAACTGGTTCATCCAGGTGGCGTGTTTGACAATACTTCCTCAGCAGCTTTCGAAATTGCTGGAGAGATTGGCGGCAACCTTTTCACCGCAATCTTCATCGCAGGACTCTGCTTCGGCCAGTTCACATCAGGCATTGCCACACAGGCAAGCGCCTCACGTCTGCTTTATGTGATGGGTCGCGACGGCGTATTGCCCAAGAAGATTTTCGGACGCCTCAGTGCCAAATTCAATACTCCAGTACTCAGTATCTTGCTGGTTGGCATCGTTGGTTTAATTTCGATGTTCCTTGACGTTGCTACCTCAACATCTTTCGTCAATTTCGGAGCCTTCACCGCATTTACCTTGGTCAATGTCAGCGTTATCGCTTCATACCTCAAAGCCAAGCCAGAAACCAGAAACACCTTGATGCGTGGAGGTTGGTTGCGTAACATCGCGTTCCCGATTCTCGGAGCTCTCTTCTGCGCCTATCTGCTCATCAATCTCGATAAGCAGGCACTAATTCTCGGTCTCTCCTGGCTTGCTATCGGCATAGTTATCCTCGCCGTACTTACCAAAGGCTTCAAACACAATCCCCCTGAATATGAAGCTGACTGA
- a CDS encoding carbon-nitrogen hydrolase family protein: MTDTRSLTIALAQYAQLQLSNPHAFEQFAQTVRTICTSSDENGNSPELVAFPEMHLFGTGTADEDEANRAQLEAAVDFPQSDGGETALPAQSLLAKCAQLAKELQIWLIPGTFCERNPRGGIYNTAAVFSPSGTLCGSYRKICPWRPYEHYTPGNSFTVIDIPGKGRLGLTICYDAWFPEIARQVAWMGADFIVNLVRTTTPDRRQELVLARATAITNQVFVASVNAAAPQGVGQSLLVDPEGEILHSSNSSDEELLINTINLDEVSRVRRIGTAGSNRLWEQFRPDDPEIPLPLYEGHIKPLRWHPQQSSSITYPPAVEKGASR, from the coding sequence ATGACAGACACACGTAGCTTGACCATTGCATTAGCCCAGTATGCACAGCTACAGCTCTCTAACCCGCATGCTTTCGAGCAGTTCGCGCAAACAGTGAGAACCATCTGCACAAGCTCCGACGAAAACGGTAATTCACCAGAACTTGTTGCCTTCCCAGAAATGCATCTATTCGGCACCGGAACTGCCGACGAAGATGAGGCCAATCGAGCACAACTCGAGGCTGCTGTCGATTTCCCGCAGTCAGATGGTGGTGAAACAGCCCTCCCAGCACAATCCCTATTGGCAAAGTGTGCCCAGTTAGCCAAAGAACTACAAATCTGGCTCATCCCAGGAACCTTCTGCGAGCGCAATCCCAGAGGCGGTATTTACAACACTGCAGCGGTGTTCTCCCCTTCGGGCACACTCTGCGGAAGCTACCGCAAAATCTGCCCTTGGCGCCCTTACGAGCATTACACACCTGGAAATTCCTTCACCGTAATCGACATCCCAGGCAAAGGACGCCTAGGGCTCACGATCTGCTATGACGCCTGGTTCCCTGAAATAGCACGACAGGTGGCTTGGATGGGTGCTGATTTCATCGTCAATCTGGTTCGCACCACAACTCCGGATCGTCGCCAGGAACTCGTGCTTGCGCGTGCCACAGCTATCACCAATCAAGTTTTCGTAGCCAGTGTGAACGCCGCAGCACCCCAAGGCGTCGGTCAATCACTGCTCGTTGACCCTGAGGGGGAGATTCTGCATAGCAGCAACAGCAGCGACGAAGAACTCCTCATCAACACCATCAACCTAGATGAGGTCAGCCGAGTACGGCGCATTGGCACAGCAGGGAGCAACAGACTTTGGGAGCAGTTCAGACCTGATGATCCCGAAATACCGCTGCCTCTATATGAAGGGCATATCAAGCCTCTGCGCTGGCACCCTCAACAATCATCATCCATCACCTACCCACCCGCAGTAGAGAAAGGAGCATCGAGATGA
- a CDS encoding alpha/beta hydrolase — protein sequence MNDIHVDDGHPSDISEYMDEQWHDDNVIAGYQRRTVKLGTDSEGDAVATLIRKAPLVHSTIETANRVWNPRYLAARISASFHSSRKPSQPKAIMYIHGWNDYFYRRHVSEYWESLGVKFYAVDLRRYGRSLTTGDISGYIEDMHDYRAELNALRNQIVQDLGDEVRIMLVGHSQGGLIASLWMNEEHPSHISAVALNSPWLELQGNRMLRIISTPVLKGLLLRGSHSALPIPDPGFYQKTILKKYGGQWAYDAYPFSNEQQFIPRAAWLEAIYRAQSEISSGLDIQVPVLVSTSDRSMLQLTWDERMRESDSVLDVIAIREAALKLGNLVTIAKIHHGIHDLTMSYPTPRRQYFQMVTQWAAQNAWHEQFPASSLAEALQALSVAEANTDNKTLCNVIPQDDVSHSAAGIA from the coding sequence ATGAACGACATCCATGTTGATGATGGACATCCATCAGATATCTCAGAGTACATGGATGAGCAGTGGCATGATGACAACGTAATAGCAGGGTATCAGCGACGAACAGTGAAGCTAGGGACAGATAGTGAGGGTGACGCTGTAGCGACTCTTATACGCAAAGCACCCCTTGTACACTCCACTATAGAAACGGCAAACAGAGTATGGAATCCGAGATATTTGGCCGCACGAATAAGTGCAAGTTTTCATAGTTCACGCAAGCCGTCACAGCCTAAAGCGATTATGTACATTCATGGCTGGAATGATTACTTTTATAGGCGACACGTCTCAGAATACTGGGAGAGTTTAGGTGTCAAATTCTATGCAGTTGATCTTCGCAGATATGGTCGAAGTCTTACAACAGGAGACATCTCTGGTTACATCGAGGATATGCATGACTATCGTGCTGAATTGAATGCCTTGCGCAATCAGATAGTGCAAGATCTTGGCGATGAGGTGCGCATCATGCTTGTCGGCCATTCGCAGGGAGGTCTGATTGCATCCCTATGGATGAATGAAGAGCACCCTTCGCATATTTCCGCAGTTGCTTTAAATTCACCGTGGCTTGAATTACAAGGTAATCGTATGCTGCGCATCATTTCGACACCCGTGCTCAAAGGTCTATTGCTACGCGGTAGTCACAGTGCATTGCCCATACCCGATCCTGGATTTTATCAAAAAACGATACTCAAGAAGTATGGGGGGCAATGGGCATACGATGCTTATCCTTTTTCGAATGAGCAGCAGTTTATTCCTCGGGCAGCATGGTTAGAGGCGATATATCGAGCTCAGTCAGAAATATCTAGCGGACTTGATATCCAAGTACCAGTGCTGGTAAGTACGTCGGATCGTTCGATGTTGCAGTTAACTTGGGATGAACGCATGCGAGAAAGCGATTCCGTGCTGGATGTAATAGCAATACGTGAGGCAGCTCTAAAACTGGGGAATTTAGTGACTATTGCGAAGATTCATCATGGAATTCATGATTTGACGATGTCATATCCGACACCAAGAAGACAGTACTTCCAGATGGTTACTCAATGGGCTGCCCAGAATGCCTGGCATGAGCAATTCCCTGCATCGAGTCTTGCTGAAGCCCTTCAAGCGCTAAGTGTGGCTGAGGCAAATACAGATAACAAGACTTTGTGCAATGTAATCCCGCAGGACGATGTTAGTCATTCGGCGGCCGGAATAGCCTGA
- a CDS encoding NAD-dependent succinate-semialdehyde dehydrogenase — translation MSQYAVTNPATNTVEETFASCTDQEISEALDAAARSYVTWGRNTSKVERADLLANVADIYMDRQEELATIINHEMGKSMEESRAEVEFASAIYQYYAKHGVEFLDDEHIDREAEGSAMLRKMPIGVLMGIMPWNYPYYQVARFAAPNLMLGNTILLKHASMCPKSAKVMGEIFLEAGFPAGAYTNLFASFEQVNTIIADPRVRGVSLTGSERAGVKIAQEAGANLKKVVCELGGNDPFIVLSTDNLDDVIEAAVVGRFENVGQVCNGAKRFIIVDSLYDEFLSKFKDAAAKVTLAPMCSVEAAEHLSAQVHQAIDEGAHLEFGSAENDGAYFEATILTDIPQGASVRYEEFFGPVAQFYKVSSEQEAVELANDTPYGLGSYIFSADYEQALRVADALEAGMTYINEAGADSAELPFGGVKNSGFGREMGPLGITEFVNMKLVTSPKNSAF, via the coding sequence ATGTCTCAATATGCAGTTACTAATCCCGCAACCAATACCGTTGAAGAGACCTTCGCATCTTGTACAGATCAAGAAATCAGTGAAGCGCTTGATGCGGCTGCGCGCAGCTATGTGACATGGGGTCGAAATACCTCAAAAGTTGAACGAGCAGATTTGCTAGCGAATGTCGCAGATATTTATATGGATCGTCAAGAGGAATTGGCCACCATAATCAATCATGAAATGGGAAAGAGCATGGAGGAATCTCGTGCTGAGGTGGAGTTTGCCAGTGCTATTTACCAGTATTACGCCAAGCATGGTGTCGAATTTCTTGATGATGAGCATATCGATCGTGAGGCTGAAGGTTCGGCGATGTTGCGTAAGATGCCCATTGGTGTCTTGATGGGCATAATGCCTTGGAACTATCCGTATTATCAAGTTGCACGGTTCGCTGCACCAAACTTAATGTTGGGTAATACCATCTTGTTAAAGCATGCTTCGATGTGCCCCAAATCGGCGAAAGTAATGGGCGAGATATTCCTAGAGGCCGGTTTCCCCGCCGGAGCTTATACGAATCTCTTCGCCAGCTTTGAACAAGTCAACACGATTATCGCCGATCCTCGGGTGCGAGGTGTGTCATTGACTGGTTCGGAGCGCGCGGGGGTGAAGATAGCTCAGGAAGCGGGTGCCAATCTCAAGAAAGTCGTTTGCGAGCTTGGAGGAAACGACCCTTTCATCGTATTAAGCACAGACAATCTTGACGATGTTATCGAGGCTGCAGTTGTCGGCAGGTTTGAGAATGTTGGCCAGGTATGTAATGGAGCCAAGCGCTTTATTATTGTTGATTCTTTATATGACGAGTTCCTTAGCAAGTTCAAAGACGCCGCGGCAAAGGTTACTTTGGCTCCTATGTGTTCGGTTGAGGCTGCCGAGCATTTGAGCGCACAGGTGCATCAGGCAATCGATGAAGGCGCTCATCTGGAATTTGGCAGCGCCGAGAACGATGGTGCCTACTTCGAAGCTACGATACTCACGGATATTCCACAGGGCGCTTCTGTGCGTTATGAGGAGTTCTTCGGTCCTGTGGCGCAATTCTACAAAGTATCTTCGGAGCAAGAGGCGGTGGAACTTGCCAATGACACTCCTTACGGACTTGGTTCATATATCTTCAGTGCTGATTACGAGCAGGCCCTACGTGTGGCAGATGCTTTGGAAGCTGGTATGACCTACATTAATGAGGCTGGAGCTGATTCTGCGGAGCTTCCATTTGGCGGAGTCAAGAATTCAGGTTTTGGCCGCGAGATGGGACCGCTAGGCATCACGGAATTCGTCAACATGAAGCTGGTGACCAGTCCTAAAAACTCTGCATTTTAA
- the gabT gene encoding 4-aminobutyrate--2-oxoglutarate transaminase has protein sequence MSTAVLVPASEVPQQARRLRTAIPGPKSQALTARHHQYVSAGVGAHMPIFAESASGSTITDVDGNRFIDLAAGIAVTGVGNAAPEVVEAVQQAVAKLTHTNFATTPYESYIDVCEKLAEHTPGDFPKKSVLLNSGAEAVENAVKIARKYTGRSAVIVMENAFHGRTNLTMAMTTKSSPYKQGFGAFAPDIYPVPYSYPLRDAFGADGVAAAKASIEKIELLVGHDNVAAIIAEPLQGEGGFVVPAEGFLKTLSDWAHEHGVLYISDEIQSGFCRTGEWFASDHFGVVPDLITTAKALGGGMPISAVTGRAEIMDSVQPGGIGGTYGGNPVSCAAALAAVSMMENKDLNARSRHIASLVESSLQPLVEELDTVAEVRGLGAMQAIEFVKHGSMEANKALVGNIVKKAMQAGLIILTCGINGNVIRLLPPLVISDEELNEALDVLKAIIVEESAR, from the coding sequence ATGTCAACAGCAGTTCTTGTTCCAGCGTCAGAAGTTCCTCAACAGGCTCGCAGACTCCGTACCGCAATTCCAGGTCCCAAATCGCAGGCACTCACCGCCAGACATCATCAATATGTAAGCGCGGGCGTAGGAGCTCATATGCCCATCTTCGCCGAAAGTGCCTCCGGTTCGACTATCACCGATGTTGACGGCAACCGATTCATTGATTTAGCTGCAGGCATCGCCGTCACTGGGGTTGGCAACGCTGCTCCAGAGGTTGTTGAAGCTGTACAACAGGCCGTTGCCAAGCTGACTCACACAAACTTCGCAACTACCCCATATGAGAGCTACATTGATGTCTGTGAGAAGCTGGCTGAGCACACACCAGGTGATTTCCCCAAGAAAAGCGTGCTGCTCAATTCAGGAGCCGAAGCAGTAGAGAATGCGGTGAAAATCGCCCGCAAATATACTGGTCGCTCCGCAGTGATTGTGATGGAAAATGCATTCCACGGAAGAACTAATCTCACCATGGCAATGACCACCAAATCCTCCCCTTACAAGCAGGGATTCGGTGCTTTCGCGCCCGATATCTATCCCGTTCCATACTCATACCCACTGCGCGATGCCTTTGGCGCAGACGGTGTAGCCGCTGCAAAAGCGAGTATTGAAAAAATTGAATTGCTCGTCGGCCACGATAATGTAGCGGCAATCATCGCCGAGCCGTTGCAAGGCGAGGGTGGATTCGTCGTTCCGGCCGAAGGCTTCCTCAAAACGCTTTCGGACTGGGCACACGAGCATGGAGTCCTCTATATATCTGATGAAATTCAATCCGGCTTCTGCCGTACCGGCGAGTGGTTCGCATCGGATCATTTTGGCGTAGTTCCTGATCTGATAACCACTGCTAAGGCTTTGGGCGGCGGCATGCCTATCTCAGCTGTTACAGGACGCGCTGAAATCATGGACAGCGTTCAACCAGGAGGCATCGGCGGCACTTACGGCGGGAACCCTGTCTCTTGCGCAGCAGCTCTTGCAGCTGTCTCAATGATGGAGAACAAAGACCTTAATGCACGTTCAAGGCATATTGCGTCGTTAGTTGAGTCATCGTTACAACCTCTTGTTGAAGAGTTGGATACGGTTGCTGAGGTACGTGGTCTGGGTGCTATGCAAGCCATTGAATTCGTCAAGCACGGCAGTATGGAAGCTAACAAGGCACTTGTCGGCAACATCGTCAAGAAAGCCATGCAAGCGGGATTAATCATCCTGACCTGCGGCATTAACGGCAATGTCATTAGACTTCTGCCGCCACTAGTTATTAGCGATGAAGAACTCAACGAGGCTTTGGACGTACTCAAAGCCATAATTGTGGAGGAAAGTGCCCGTTAA